Proteins from a single region of Pseudarthrobacter sp. NIBRBAC000502772:
- the cls gene encoding cardiolipin synthase, with protein sequence MWPISLAGTAPTWVVVVLSIADLVIRVLAIGIIPGNRRPTTAMAWLLGIFFIPFLGLVLFLLFGNFKLSRRRRQQQEVINTRVRSGISALADVVSEYTGPEWVTSAGELNQRLGSLPMVDGNSVDLIPGYPDSILAMTEAVRKAKKFVNAEFYIMSTDHITNDLLTALEEAAERGVEVRVLFDHIGTLRVKGYRNFLKRLRAGKIQWKRMLPLLPTHGQWRRPDLRNHRKIMVIDGELAFTGSQNLIEPSYNNPKHRKAGREWVELMACLRGPIVTTLNVVFATDWLSETDESLEHQLQLPANPEPGNVTAQVVPSGPGFITENNLRLFNTLIYSAQHRISICSPYFVPDDSLLYAITTAAQRGVDVELFVSEKGDQFLVHHAQRSYYEALLEAGVRIYLYKAPFVLHAKHFTIDDEVAVLGSSNMDMRSFSLNMEVSVMLLGAETVNNMRAVEDTYRDISNELILEDWVQRPLAARYVDNVARLTATLQ encoded by the coding sequence CTGTGGCCAATTTCGCTTGCCGGTACCGCGCCGACATGGGTAGTGGTGGTGCTCAGCATTGCAGACCTGGTGATCCGGGTTCTGGCCATCGGCATCATCCCCGGCAACAGGCGCCCCACCACGGCCATGGCCTGGCTGCTGGGTATCTTCTTCATACCGTTCCTGGGCCTGGTCCTTTTCCTGCTGTTCGGAAACTTCAAGCTCTCCAGGCGCCGCCGCCAGCAGCAGGAGGTCATCAACACCCGGGTGCGGTCCGGCATCTCGGCGCTCGCCGACGTCGTCAGTGAATACACAGGGCCCGAATGGGTGACGTCCGCAGGTGAACTGAACCAGCGGCTCGGCTCCCTCCCCATGGTGGACGGCAATTCCGTGGACCTCATTCCCGGCTACCCGGACTCGATCCTGGCCATGACCGAAGCCGTGCGCAAGGCCAAGAAATTCGTTAACGCCGAGTTCTACATCATGAGTACGGACCACATCACCAATGACCTGCTGACCGCCCTCGAGGAGGCTGCCGAGCGCGGAGTGGAAGTCAGGGTGCTGTTCGACCACATCGGCACGCTCCGGGTCAAGGGTTACCGCAACTTCCTCAAGCGTCTGCGGGCCGGGAAGATCCAGTGGAAGCGCATGCTCCCGCTGCTGCCGACCCACGGGCAGTGGCGACGCCCGGACCTCCGCAACCACCGCAAGATCATGGTGATCGACGGCGAACTCGCCTTCACCGGGTCGCAGAACCTGATCGAGCCTTCCTACAACAACCCCAAACACCGCAAGGCCGGCCGCGAATGGGTGGAGCTGATGGCCTGCCTGCGCGGACCGATCGTCACCACACTCAACGTTGTGTTCGCCACGGACTGGCTGAGCGAAACCGACGAGTCCCTGGAACACCAGCTGCAGCTCCCGGCCAACCCCGAACCGGGCAACGTCACGGCCCAGGTGGTGCCCAGCGGTCCCGGGTTCATCACCGAAAACAACCTGCGCCTCTTCAACACCCTGATCTACTCCGCGCAGCACCGGATCTCCATCTGCAGCCCGTATTTTGTGCCCGATGATTCCCTGCTCTACGCCATCACCACAGCGGCCCAGCGGGGCGTGGACGTGGAATTGTTCGTCTCCGAAAAGGGCGATCAGTTCCTGGTCCACCACGCCCAGCGCTCCTATTACGAGGCGCTGCTGGAAGCCGGGGTCCGGATCTACCTCTACAAGGCGCCCTTTGTGCTGCACGCCAAGCACTTCACCATCGACGACGAAGTGGCCGTCCTGGGCTCCAGCAACATGGACATGCGCTCCTTCTCGCTGAACATGGAGGTCTCGGTGATGCTGCTCGGCGCGGAAACCGTGAACAACATGCGCGCGGTCGAAGACACGTATCGCGACATTTCCAACGAGCTCATACTCGAGGACTGGGTGCAGCGCCCCCTCGCAGCCCGCTATGTCGATAACGTCGCCAGGCTGACCGCCACGCTCCAGTAA
- a CDS encoding aminodeoxychorismate lyase, with the protein MTSPAPVVLVFLDPAFPDGRLADASQPQLMATDQGATRGDGVFESMLAVGGTVRKLPAHLDRLGGSAAALDLVIPAQDAWRAAITTGVAEHRTQHPAPSPAEDELVVKLVVTRGPEGAESPTCWVQVSPVGALGRRQRETGIDVILLDRGYNSDVAERAPWLLLGAKTLSYATNMAALRYAHKQGADDVIFTSSDGRVLEGPTSTVLLAHLETSDDGAGATRTVRRLITPQLDSGILPGTSQGALFAAAKAAGWELGYGPLEPRDLLDADAVWLISSIRLLAPVNHIDGKEIGTPAVQKQLTAELNALFAGIQ; encoded by the coding sequence ATGACTTCTCCTGCGCCCGTGGTGCTCGTTTTCCTTGACCCCGCGTTCCCGGACGGCCGGCTGGCCGACGCTTCGCAGCCCCAGCTGATGGCCACGGACCAGGGCGCCACCCGCGGGGACGGCGTCTTCGAATCGATGCTTGCGGTGGGCGGCACGGTGCGGAAGCTGCCGGCGCATCTGGACCGGCTCGGCGGGTCCGCGGCCGCCCTGGACCTGGTGATCCCGGCGCAGGATGCGTGGCGGGCGGCGATCACCACGGGCGTCGCCGAGCACCGCACGCAGCACCCCGCGCCGTCGCCCGCCGAGGACGAGTTGGTGGTGAAACTCGTGGTCACCCGCGGCCCGGAAGGCGCAGAGTCCCCCACGTGCTGGGTTCAGGTCTCCCCGGTAGGCGCCCTGGGACGCCGCCAGCGCGAAACAGGTATCGACGTCATCCTCCTGGACCGCGGCTACAACAGCGACGTAGCTGAGCGTGCCCCGTGGCTGCTGCTCGGCGCCAAGACCCTGTCCTATGCCACGAACATGGCCGCCCTGCGGTACGCCCACAAACAGGGCGCCGACGACGTCATCTTCACCTCCTCCGACGGCCGGGTCCTGGAAGGCCCCACGTCCACTGTGCTGCTGGCACATCTGGAAACCTCCGACGACGGCGCCGGCGCCACCCGGACGGTGCGCCGCCTCATCACACCGCAACTGGACAGCGGGATCCTCCCCGGGACTTCCCAGGGTGCGCTTTTTGCGGCGGCCAAGGCAGCCGGCTGGGAGCTCGGCTACGGGCCGTTGGAGCCTCGGGACCTGCTGGACGCCGACGCCGTGTGGCTGATTTCCAGCATCAGGCTACTCGCGCCGGTGAACCACATCGACGGCAAGGAAATCGGGACGCCTGCTGTGCAGAAGCAGCTGACGGCCGAACTCAACGCATTGTTTGCCGGGATCCAGTAG
- a CDS encoding NUDIX domain-containing protein has product MVVHSAGILLYRQGADGLEVWIAHMGGPFWARKQTQSWSVPKGEYLPDEEPLLAALREFAEEIGTPPPAVPYFELGAFRQPSGKIITVFAAESDFQPERIVSNTFPLEWPKGSGIIQDFPEVDDARWVTESEARGKLVKGQLPLLDALLEHVGLP; this is encoded by the coding sequence ATGGTGGTTCACAGTGCGGGGATCCTGCTGTACCGGCAGGGAGCGGACGGGCTGGAAGTGTGGATAGCGCACATGGGCGGACCGTTCTGGGCCCGCAAACAAACCCAGTCCTGGTCGGTTCCCAAGGGCGAGTACCTTCCCGACGAGGAACCACTGCTGGCCGCGCTGCGCGAGTTTGCCGAAGAAATCGGCACGCCGCCGCCAGCTGTGCCCTACTTTGAGCTAGGCGCGTTCAGGCAACCGTCGGGAAAGATCATCACAGTGTTCGCCGCGGAGTCTGACTTCCAGCCCGAACGGATAGTGAGCAACACGTTCCCGCTGGAGTGGCCCAAAGGATCCGGCATCATCCAGGACTTTCCCGAGGTGGACGATGCCCGGTGGGTAACGGAATCCGAGGCCCGCGGCAAGCTGGTCAAGGGCCAGCTACCCCTCCTGGACGCCCTGCTGGAGCATGTTGGATTGCCCTGA
- a CDS encoding pyridoxamine 5'-phosphate oxidase family protein, with translation MNSYAQPINKLTFDECWELLADDTLGRLALVVDGHPEIFPVNYVLDRRSIVFRSAGGSKLWGAQADRPAALEIDGYDPRTEVAWSVVARGDTEVIEAQADKDAVDALHLEPWQSGPKNYYIRLTPLALTGRRFQVTKPDVWNTRLSDRRRASFE, from the coding sequence ATGAACTCTTACGCGCAGCCGATCAACAAACTGACATTTGACGAATGCTGGGAACTACTGGCCGACGACACCCTGGGGCGGCTGGCCCTTGTAGTGGACGGCCATCCGGAGATCTTTCCGGTCAACTACGTCCTGGACCGCAGGAGCATCGTCTTCCGCAGCGCCGGTGGCTCCAAACTGTGGGGCGCCCAGGCGGACCGTCCCGCGGCGCTGGAGATCGATGGATACGATCCCCGCACGGAGGTGGCCTGGAGTGTGGTGGCGCGCGGAGACACCGAAGTGATCGAGGCCCAGGCTGACAAGGACGCCGTCGACGCCCTGCATCTGGAGCCCTGGCAGTCCGGACCTAAGAATTACTACATCAGGCTAACCCCACTTGCACTGACCGGCCGCCGCTTCCAGGTCACCAAACCGGATGTCTGGAACACCCGGTTGTCGGACCGCCGTCGTGCTTCCTTCGAATAG
- a CDS encoding GNAT family N-acetyltransferase gives MLPSNSAGELIDSEAPAPLVPGVRIRLLRRSDAAGLSKAYLRNRQHLAAWEPERDEAFFTPRHQLDIIRAKLAQHSVGQEVPWVLVNRDDPAYIVGAVTLTGIVRGPFLNANLGYWVDSSLNRRGIGAAAVRFATDHARTELGLHRVQAATLLHNEPSRKILKRAGFREIGVAPEYLKIAGRWQDHLLHQLLLHG, from the coding sequence GTGCTTCCTTCGAATAGCGCGGGAGAGCTTATAGACAGCGAAGCCCCCGCTCCGCTCGTCCCGGGGGTCCGGATCCGGCTGCTGCGGCGGAGCGATGCGGCCGGCCTGAGTAAGGCCTACCTCCGGAACCGCCAGCACCTGGCTGCGTGGGAACCGGAGCGGGACGAAGCCTTTTTCACTCCCAGGCATCAGCTGGACATCATCCGGGCCAAGCTCGCCCAGCATTCCGTGGGCCAGGAAGTTCCGTGGGTGCTGGTGAACCGCGACGATCCCGCGTACATCGTCGGCGCCGTCACCCTTACTGGCATCGTCCGCGGGCCGTTCCTCAACGCCAACCTCGGGTACTGGGTTGATTCCAGCCTCAACCGGCGGGGCATCGGAGCTGCCGCGGTCCGCTTCGCCACGGACCATGCCCGGACAGAACTGGGCCTCCACCGGGTCCAGGCGGCAACGCTGCTCCACAATGAGCCCTCACGCAAGATCCTCAAACGCGCCGGGTTTCGGGAAATCGGCGTGGCGCCGGAGTACCTGAAGATCGCCGGCCGCTGGCAGGACCACCTGCTCCACCAACTGCTCCTCCACGGCTGA
- a CDS encoding acetyl-CoA C-acetyltransferase gives MSNDAHIPVILGGARTPFGKFRGSLSGLTSSELGAHAIRNALERSGVAPEQIQAVIVGQVIQAGAGQGPARQASLAAGIGWDVPTVTINKLCLSGLTAVIDAARMIRAGEADFIVAAGQESMTNAPHLLPRLRGGVAIGDAPLLDSLNFDGLQDPVSGELMGSATDAGNARLGISREDQDAVAALSHQRAEAARAAGILAEEIAPVEVPQRRGPAVVIDADEGIRAGTTIETLAALKPAFSKDPAATITAGSASPLSDGAAAVVVASKAAAEAAGLSWIAEIGSHGQTAGPDGSLHSQPSRAIERALKLEGLTIDDVDLIEINEAFASVVLQSATDLGIDADRINADGGAIALGHPVGASGARLVLHQALALNRRGGGTGVVALCGGGGQGDALILKA, from the coding sequence ATGAGCAACGACGCCCACATCCCCGTCATCCTGGGCGGCGCACGGACCCCCTTCGGCAAGTTCCGCGGCAGCCTCTCCGGGCTCACCTCCAGCGAACTGGGTGCCCACGCCATCAGGAACGCACTGGAACGGTCCGGCGTGGCGCCGGAACAGATCCAGGCAGTCATCGTGGGCCAGGTTATCCAGGCGGGCGCTGGCCAGGGACCCGCCCGGCAGGCCAGCCTCGCCGCCGGCATCGGTTGGGATGTGCCCACCGTGACCATCAACAAACTGTGCTTGTCCGGCCTGACTGCTGTGATTGATGCCGCCCGCATGATCCGCGCCGGCGAGGCTGATTTCATTGTGGCGGCGGGCCAGGAGTCCATGACCAACGCCCCGCACCTGCTCCCCCGGCTTCGCGGCGGCGTGGCCATCGGTGATGCGCCGCTGCTGGATTCGCTGAACTTTGACGGCCTGCAGGACCCCGTCTCAGGTGAACTGATGGGCTCCGCCACGGACGCCGGGAACGCCCGCCTGGGCATCAGCCGCGAGGACCAGGACGCCGTCGCCGCCCTTTCGCACCAGCGGGCGGAGGCCGCCCGGGCGGCCGGCATCCTGGCTGAGGAGATCGCTCCGGTGGAGGTCCCGCAGCGCCGGGGACCCGCCGTCGTGATTGATGCCGACGAAGGCATCCGCGCCGGCACAACCATCGAGACGCTGGCGGCACTGAAGCCCGCCTTCTCCAAGGATCCGGCGGCCACCATCACCGCCGGTTCCGCCTCCCCGCTGTCAGACGGCGCCGCCGCAGTGGTAGTGGCCAGCAAGGCAGCTGCGGAAGCGGCCGGCCTCAGCTGGATCGCGGAAATCGGCAGCCACGGCCAGACCGCCGGACCGGACGGATCCCTGCATTCCCAGCCGTCCCGCGCCATCGAGCGAGCCCTGAAACTCGAAGGGCTGACCATTGACGACGTGGACCTCATTGAGATCAACGAAGCCTTCGCCTCGGTGGTGCTGCAGTCCGCCACGGACCTGGGGATCGACGCGGACAGGATCAACGCCGACGGCGGCGCCATCGCCCTGGGCCACCCGGTGGGCGCCTCGGGGGCCCGTCTGGTCCTGCATCAGGCACTCGCGCTGAACCGGCGCGGCGGCGGGACAGGCGTGGTTGCCTTGTGCGGCGGCGGCGGCCAGGGCGACGCCCTGATCCTCAAAGCCTGA
- a CDS encoding DUF1737 domain-containing protein → MSDAPAPEEKLSYRLVTGPDDRSFCERISTALAEGYVLHGSPAATSNGGVVIVAQALILPSAIATADAAVASAVDDLDFDGEGHA, encoded by the coding sequence GTGTCTGACGCACCCGCCCCTGAAGAGAAACTGTCGTACCGGCTTGTCACCGGGCCGGATGACAGGTCGTTCTGTGAACGGATTTCGACTGCCCTGGCCGAAGGGTATGTCCTGCACGGCAGCCCGGCCGCAACGTCCAACGGCGGCGTTGTGATTGTTGCGCAGGCACTCATCCTCCCGTCAGCCATCGCCACAGCTGATGCCGCCGTCGCCTCCGCCGTGGACGACCTCGATTTCGACGGCGAGGGCCACGCATGA
- a CDS encoding rhodanese-like domain-containing protein, which yields MSYAGDLTPQQAWAKLEQGAILVDVRTEGEWAHIGIPDTKATDNDPLFIPWTFPGGIPNRDFITDLTQQAPEDDGTELVFLCRSGQRSIAAAIAATQAGFTSYNVLEGFEGEPDRYGERTVNGWKNRGLPTNLGIAK from the coding sequence ATGAGCTACGCCGGAGACCTCACCCCGCAGCAGGCCTGGGCCAAACTCGAACAGGGCGCCATCCTGGTGGATGTCCGGACCGAAGGCGAATGGGCCCACATCGGCATCCCGGACACGAAGGCCACGGATAACGATCCCCTGTTCATCCCGTGGACGTTCCCGGGTGGCATCCCGAACCGGGATTTCATCACCGACCTGACGCAGCAGGCCCCGGAGGACGACGGCACTGAACTGGTGTTCCTCTGCCGCTCGGGCCAGCGCTCCATCGCCGCCGCCATCGCCGCGACGCAGGCCGGCTTCACCTCCTACAACGTCCTGGAGGGTTTCGAAGGCGAGCCGGACCGCTACGGCGAGCGCACCGTCAACGGTTGGAAGAACCGCGGCCTGCCCACCAACCTGGGAATAGCCAAATGA
- a CDS encoding O-succinylhomoserine sulfhydrylase yields the protein MTFNPDAAGWSAETQAVRGGLDRTNFQETTEPVFLNSGFVYESAAAAERAFTGEDERFVYSRYGNPSVATFQERLRLLEGTEACFATASGMSAVFTALGALLAAGDRVVAARSLFGSCFVILNEILPRWGVETVFVDGPDLDQWRDALSEPTTAVFFESPSNPMQEIVDIAAVSELAHAAGATVVVDNVFATPLLQRCGQLGADVIVYSGTKHIDGQGRVLGGAILGTKEFIDGPVKQLMRHTGPALSAFNAWVLTKGLETMALRVNHSSTSALRIAEWLEQQPAVSWVRYPLLKSHPQYELAAKQMKAGGTVLTLELATTGGRSGKDAAFALLDTLRIIDISNNLGDAKSLITHPATTTHRAMGPEGRAAIGLSDGVVRLSVGLEDVDDLIGDLEQALKHI from the coding sequence ATGACTTTCAACCCTGACGCCGCCGGCTGGAGCGCCGAGACGCAGGCGGTCCGCGGAGGGCTGGACCGCACCAACTTCCAGGAGACCACCGAACCGGTGTTCCTGAACTCGGGCTTCGTCTACGAGTCCGCTGCCGCCGCCGAGCGCGCCTTCACCGGCGAGGACGAACGCTTCGTCTACTCCCGGTACGGCAACCCGTCCGTGGCCACATTCCAGGAACGCCTCCGCCTGCTTGAGGGCACCGAGGCGTGCTTTGCCACGGCGTCGGGCATGTCAGCTGTGTTCACCGCACTGGGCGCCCTGCTGGCGGCCGGGGACCGGGTGGTTGCCGCGCGCTCGCTGTTCGGCTCCTGCTTTGTGATCCTGAACGAGATCCTGCCGCGCTGGGGCGTGGAAACCGTATTTGTTGACGGCCCGGACTTGGACCAGTGGCGGGACGCCCTGTCGGAGCCCACCACCGCAGTGTTCTTCGAATCGCCGTCCAACCCGATGCAGGAAATCGTGGACATCGCCGCGGTCAGCGAGCTGGCTCACGCCGCCGGAGCCACCGTCGTCGTCGACAATGTCTTTGCCACTCCCCTGCTGCAGCGCTGCGGCCAACTGGGCGCGGACGTGATTGTGTACTCCGGCACGAAGCACATCGACGGCCAGGGACGCGTCCTGGGCGGCGCCATCCTGGGCACCAAGGAATTCATCGACGGCCCGGTCAAGCAGCTCATGCGGCACACGGGCCCGGCTCTCTCCGCGTTCAACGCCTGGGTGCTCACCAAGGGCCTGGAGACCATGGCGCTGCGCGTCAACCACTCCTCCACGTCCGCACTGCGGATCGCCGAATGGCTCGAGCAGCAGCCTGCCGTCAGCTGGGTCAGGTATCCGCTGCTGAAGTCACACCCGCAATACGAGCTCGCCGCCAAGCAGATGAAGGCCGGCGGCACCGTCCTCACGTTGGAACTTGCGACGACGGGTGGCCGCTCGGGCAAGGACGCCGCCTTTGCGCTGCTGGACACCTTGCGGATCATCGACATCTCCAACAACCTGGGCGACGCCAAGTCCCTCATCACCCATCCGGCCACCACCACGCACCGCGCCATGGGTCCCGAGGGCCGCGCAGCCATCGGGCTCAGCGACGGCGTGGTGCGGCTGTCCGTGGGCCTGGAGGACGTGGACGACCTCATCGGCGACCTGGAGCAGGCCCTGAAGCACATCTAG
- a CDS encoding DUF1905 domain-containing protein, producing MTSSYSFRAELWRYPDESGWHFLTLPVEVADDLREEATVFRKGFGSVRVTAEIFGCTWQTSVFPDSKSGSYLLPVKKAVRDAAGISDGDEVAVRLAIQGEDEAGTGERTSGTG from the coding sequence GTGACGTCGTCGTACTCATTCCGGGCCGAACTGTGGCGCTATCCCGACGAATCCGGCTGGCACTTCCTGACGCTCCCGGTGGAGGTCGCCGACGACCTCCGGGAGGAGGCCACGGTGTTCCGGAAGGGCTTCGGCTCGGTCAGAGTCACGGCGGAAATCTTCGGCTGCACCTGGCAGACCTCGGTCTTTCCGGACAGCAAAAGCGGCTCCTACCTGTTGCCCGTCAAGAAGGCCGTCCGGGACGCGGCGGGCATCAGCGACGGGGATGAAGTGGCCGTCCGGCTCGCGATCCAGGGCGAAGACGAGGCAGGTACCGGGGAACGGACAAGCGGTACTGGCTGA
- a CDS encoding LysR family transcriptional regulator ArgP, producing MKMFQFEQLRTFAAVVDEGTLEAAARSLYVTPSAISQRLKAMEDAAGQILLQRTNPVRPTTAGEAILRFARQVRQLEWDAQQELGGSRDRPTAPIPLVVNADSLSTWFMPALASLPPDLGACFELRREDEQHSTRLLRTGSVMAAVTATPEPVQGCSVEPLGSLRYRAVASPGYLRRWWPDGPELVAGSQAPVVDFDRKDDLQDGFFRTMTGAELTAPRHYVPSSAEFAQAIRLGLGWGLLPEQQCLADLHSGALVELASASPVDVSLYWQRWKIDSPVLNQLTDAVRETASRELRQPGA from the coding sequence ATGAAGATGTTCCAGTTCGAGCAGCTCCGGACCTTCGCGGCCGTCGTGGACGAGGGGACGCTCGAGGCGGCGGCCCGCAGCCTGTACGTCACGCCGTCGGCCATTTCCCAGCGGCTCAAGGCGATGGAGGACGCGGCCGGCCAGATCCTGTTGCAGCGCACCAACCCCGTCCGCCCCACCACCGCCGGAGAAGCCATCCTGCGGTTCGCCCGGCAGGTCCGGCAACTCGAATGGGACGCCCAGCAGGAGCTCGGCGGGAGCCGGGACCGCCCGACGGCGCCCATCCCCTTGGTGGTGAACGCGGACTCACTCTCCACCTGGTTCATGCCTGCGCTGGCAAGTCTTCCGCCGGACCTCGGCGCGTGCTTCGAACTCCGCAGGGAGGATGAGCAGCATTCCACCCGGCTCCTGCGGACGGGATCGGTGATGGCCGCAGTTACCGCAACGCCGGAACCGGTCCAGGGCTGCAGCGTGGAACCGCTGGGTTCCCTGCGGTACCGGGCGGTGGCAAGCCCCGGCTACCTCCGGCGCTGGTGGCCCGACGGGCCGGAACTTGTTGCCGGGAGCCAGGCCCCGGTGGTGGACTTCGACCGCAAGGATGACCTGCAGGACGGGTTCTTCCGCACGATGACCGGCGCTGAACTGACCGCACCGCGGCACTATGTGCCGTCGTCGGCCGAGTTCGCCCAGGCCATCCGGCTCGGACTGGGATGGGGGCTGCTGCCGGAGCAACAGTGCCTGGCAGACCTCCACAGCGGCGCCCTCGTGGAGCTGGCCTCCGCGAGCCCCGTTGACGTGTCCTTGTACTGGCAGCGCTGGAAGATCGACTCCCCGGTGCTCAACCAGCTGACCGACGCCGTCCGGGAGACGGCCTCCCGGGAGCTGCGCCAGCCGGGCGCCTAA